One Glycine soja cultivar W05 chromosome 2, ASM419377v2, whole genome shotgun sequence genomic region harbors:
- the LOC114370817 gene encoding scopoletin glucosyltransferase-like, which translates to MASNDDSLHMFFFPFLAHGHMIPLVDMAKLFAAKGVRATILTTPLNAPIISKAIEKTKTHQGKEIQIQTLKFLGTEFGLPEGCEHCDSLPSPNLFPAFIMATALLQEPFEQLLHQQRPNCVVADMFFPWTTDSADKFGIPRLVFHGISFFSLCASQIMSLYQPYNNTSSDTELFVIPNFPGEIKMTRLQEANFFRKDDVDSSRFWKQIYESEVRSYGVVVNSFYELEKDYADHYRKELGIKAWHIGPLSLCNRDKEEKTFRGNEASIDEHECLKWLNTKTTNSVVYVCFGSAVKFSNSQLLEIAMGLEASGQQFIWVVRKSIQEKGEKWLPEGFEKRMEGKGLIIRGWAPQVLILEHEAIGAFVTHCGWNSTLEAVSAGVPMITWPVGGEQFYNEKLVTEVLKIGVPVGVKKWTRFIGDDSVKWDALEKAVKMVMVEEMRNRAQVFKQMARRAVEEGGSSDSNLDALVRELCSLSH; encoded by the coding sequence ATGGCCAGTAACGATGATTCTTTGCACATGTTTTTCTTCCCCTTCCTAGCTCATGGCCATATGATACCTTTGGTTGACATGGCCAAACTATTTGCTGCAAAAGGTGTGAGAGCCACCATACTCACCACACCACTCAATGCACCTATCATCTCCAAAGCCATAGAAAAAACCAAAACTCATCAAGGCAAAGAAATCCAAATCCAAACCTTGAAATTCCTTGGCACCGAGTTTGGTTTACCCGAAGGATGCGAACACTGTGACTCACTCCCTTCACCAAATCTATTTCCAGCCTTCATTATGGCCACTGCTTTGTTGCAAGAGCCCTTTGAGCAACTATTGCATCAACAGCGTCCAAATTGTGTTGTTGCGGACATGTTCTTCCCATGGACAACAGATTCCGCGGACAAATTTGGAATTCCCAGGCTTGTGTTCCACGGGATTAGTTTCTTCTCCTTGTGCGCTTCCCAAATAATGAGTCTCTACCAGCCTTACAACAACACTTCTTCGGACACGGAGTTATTCGTTATTCCTAATTTCCCAGGTGAAATCAAAATGACAAGGTTGCAGGAGGCAAATTTCTTTAGGAAAGACGATGTGGACTCTAGCAGATTTTGGAAGCAAATATATGAATCAGAGGTGAGGAGCTATGGAGTGGTTGTTAACAGCTTCTATGAACTTGAGAAGGATTACGCAGATCATTACAGAAAGGAACTTGGGATAAAAGCATGGCATATAGGCCCTTTGTCTCTATGCAATAGGGATAAAGAGGAAAAAACATTTAGAGGAAATGAAGCGTCTATTGATGAGCACGAGTGCTTAAAGTGGCTGAACACGAAAACAACTAATTCAGTTGTTTACGTGTGTTTTGGAAGTGCGGTAAAGTTTTCCAATTCACAGCTTCTAGAGATTGCTATGGGACTTGAGGCATCGGGACAACAATTCATCTGGGTCGTTAGGAAAAGCATCCAAGAAAAGGGAGAGAAATGGTTACCTGAAGGATTTGAGAAAAGAATGGAAGGTAAGGGACTAATCATAAGAGGGTGGGCGCCTCAAGTGTTGATCCTTGAACACGAAGCCATTGGCGCGTTTGTGACACATTGTGGATGGAATTCGACGTTGGAAGCAGTGAGTGCTGGGGTGCCCATGATCACTTGGCCTGTGGGTGGCGAGCAATTTTACAATGAGAAGTTGGTGACTGAGGTACTTAAAATTGGTGTACCTGTTGGTGTTAAAAAATGGACTCGTTTTATAGGGGATGATAGTGTTAAGTGGGATGCATTAGAGAAGGCTGTGAAAATGGTAATGGTTGAGGAAATGAGAAATagagcacaagttttcaagcaGATGGCAAGAAGAGCAGTGGAAGAAGGAGGATCTTCTGACTCAAATTTGGATGCTTTAGTTCGGGAGTTGTGTTCCCTCTCCCATTGA
- the LOC114372513 gene encoding scopoletin glucosyltransferase-like produces the protein MGSNYGPLHIFFFPFMAHGHMIPLVDMAKLFAAKGVRTTIITTPLNAPIISKTIEQTKTHQSKEINIQTIKFPNVGVGLPEGCEHSDSVLSTDLFPIFLKATTLMQEPFEQLLLHQRPNCVVADWFFPWTTDSAAKFGIPRLVFHGISFFSLCATKIMSLYKPYNNTCSDSELFVIPNFPGEIKMTRLQVGNFHTKDNVGHNSFWNEAEESEERSYGVVVNSFYELEKDYADHYRNVHGRKAWHIGPLSLCNRNKEEKIYRGKEASIDEHECLKWLDTQTTNSVVYVCFGSAVKFSDSQLLEIAMGLEASGQQFIWVVRKSIQEKGEKWLPEGFEKRMEGKGLIIRGWAPQVLILEHEAIGAFVTHCGWNSTLEAVSAGVPMITWPVGAEQFFNEKLVTEVLKIGVPVGVKKWSYSGVDCCAKWDVVEKAVKMVFAKELEGMRKRAKVLAQMARRAVEEGGSSDSNLDVLIQELGTLSSLSR, from the coding sequence ATGGGCAGTAACTATGGTCCTTTACACATATTTTTCTTCCCCTTCATGGCACATGGCCATATGATACCTTTGGTTGACATGGCCAAACTATTTGCTGCAAAGGGTGTGAGAACCACCATAATCACCACACCACTTAACGCACCCATCATCTCCAAAACTATAGAACAAACCAAAACTCATCAAAGCAAAGAGATCAACATTCAAACCATCAAGTTCCCCAATGTTGGGGTTGGTTTACCAGAAGGATGTGAACACTCTGACTCAGTCCTTTCAACAGATTTATTTCCGATTTTCCTTAAGGCCACTACGCTGATGCAAGAGCCCTTTGAGCAACTATTGCTTCACCAGCGTCCAAATTGTGTTGTTGCTGACTGGTTTTTCCCATGGACAACTGATTCTGCTGCCAAGTTTGGAATTCCCAGGCTCGTGTTCCATGGGATTAGTTTTTTCTCCTTGTGTGCAACCAAAATAATGAGTCTCTACAAGCCTTACAACAACACTTGTTCTGACTCGGAGCTATTCGTTATTCCTAATTTTCCCGGTGAAATCAAAATGACAAGGTTGCAGGTGGGAAATTTCCATACGAAAGATAACGTGGGCCACAACAGCTTTTGGAATGAAGCGGAGGAGTCAGAAGAGAGGAGCTATGGGGTGGTTGTTAATAGCTTCTATGAACTTGAGAAGGATTATGCAGATCATTACAGGAACGTGCACGGAAGAAAAGCATGGCATATAGGCCCTTTGTCTCTTTGCAACAGGAATAAGgaggaaaaaatatatagagGAAAAGAAGCGTCTATTGATGAGCACGAGTGCTTAAAGTGGCTGGACACGCAAACAACTAATTCAGTTGTTTACGTGTGTTTTGGAAGTGCGGTAAAGTTTTCTGATTCACAGCTTCTAGAGATTGCTATGGGACTTGAGGCATCGGGACAACAATTCATCTGGGTCGTTAGGAAAAGCATCCAAGAAAAGGGAGAGAAATGGTTACCTGAAGGATTTGAGAAAAGAATGGAAGGCAAGGGACTAATCATAAGAGGGTGGGCGCCTCAAGTGTTGATCCTTGAACACGAAGCCATTGGTGCGTTTGTGACACATTGTGGATGGAATTCGACGTTGGAAGCAGTGAGTGCTGGGGTGCCCATGATCACTTGGCCTGTGGGTGCGGAACAATTTTTCAATGAGAAGTTGGTGACTGAGGTACTTAAAATTGGTGTGCCTGTTGGTGTTAAAAAATGGAGTTACTCTGGGGTGGATTGTTGTGCAAAGTGGGATGTTGTAGAGAAGGCTGTGAAAATGGTATTTGCAAAGGAGTTAGAGGGAAtgagaaaaagagcaaaagtgTTGGCGCAGATGGCAAGACGGGCGGTGGAAGAAGGAGGATCTTCTGACTCAAATTTGGATGTTTTAATTCAGGAGTTGGGCACTCTCTCCTCCCTTTCCCGTTAA
- the LOC114372519 gene encoding uncharacterized protein LOC114372519, which translates to MDKDQWAYYSAMFEEVYMNFQDEDCGVNEAHVDCSDAFNASQVFATPEDVLKWARTVAHENGFVAVIMRMTFSAGFAYLEGERVNNLVWALERFHIDKNVKAKCKSLIGQKNVWDYVMDRWGNLHTEIRASFETSTHVVGHVLKKTLYKRLLGMVSRYALNEISVEFERVRNLKDNLSSCGCVLRTTLGLPCACELQRYDGGSIPLDAVHMYCRRLNFSNQGLREAEVSIKEEIDRIHKRFEELDVCGKVTFKSKLQEFTFPDETSMCPPPTKVKTKGALKKVMKRSKRSIKRDPSYWEYVDAYHSVQNSNTSVRPSASSFEPPKPARMIPMLDQFPPFMHGFIEDVVDVKADGNCGYRSVSALLGMGEECWAMMRNELIKELGKWSQDYIKIFGGTKRYEQLRLSLHVDGLSKVSMDKWMDRTDMRYVIASRYNVILVSMSRQQSFTFFPLRSRPPANSAAHRMICVGHVFGSHFVQVYLKDRCPLPPMALLWSSNAYLEAKQWSTAYVGRKATFFIFGALV; encoded by the exons ATGGACAAAGATCAATGGGCATATTACAGTGCGATGTTCGAAGAAGTTTATATGAATTTTCAAGATGAAGATTGTGGTGTGAATGAagcacatgttgattgttcagaTGCTTTTAATGCTTCTCAG GTCTTTGCAACCCCAGAAGATGTTTTGAAGTGGGCTCGAACGGTTGCCCATGAAAACGGTTTTGTTGCAGTAATTATGAG GATGACtttctctgctgggtttgcatatctggagggtgaGCGCGTGAACAATCTTGTATGGGCATTGGAACG gtttcacatagacaagaatgtgaaggcaaagtGCAAATCGCTAATTGGTCAGAAGAATGTCTGGGACTACGTAATGGATAGATGGGGTAACCTG CACACTGAAATTAGAGCATCATTCGAAACAAGTACGCATGTCGTTGGTCATGTTTTAaagaaaaccttatacaagaggcttctggGAATGGTGTCAAGGTacgctttaaatgaaatttcgGTTGAGTTTGAGCGCGTACGTAATTTGAAAGACAATCTGTCTTCTTGTGGGTGTGTCTTGAGAACCACGCtaggtcttccttgtgcatgcgAGCTACAAAGGTATGATGGTGGCAGCATCCCACTGGATGCAGTCCATATGTACTGTAGGAGACTTAATTTTTCAAACCAGGGGCTACGTGAGGCCGAAGTgagcatcaaggaagagattgATAGAATACATAAAAGATTCGAGGAACTTGATGTTTGCGGGAAAGTTACTTTCAAGAGTAAACTCCAAGAATTCACGTTTCCCGATGAGAcctctatgtgccctcctccaACAAAGGTTAAGACGAAAGGTGCCCTGAAAAAGGTAATGAAAAGAAGCAAAAGATCGATAAAGCGTGATCCATCttattgggagtatgttgatgcttatcATTCGGTTCAAAACAGCAACACCTCAGTCAGACCCAGTGCATCATCTTTTGAACCACCGAAGCCAGCAAGGATGATCcccatgttggatcaatttccgCCATTTATGCATGGTTTCATTGAGGATGTTGTTGATGTGAAAGCGGATGGTAATTGTGGATATCGGTCAGTTTCCGCTTTGTTAGGTATGGGAGAAGAGTGTTGGGCCATGATGCGTAacgaattgattaaagaacttggcaaatgGTCACAAGACTACATAAAGATCTTTGGTGGCACGAAGAGATATGAACAGCTGAGGTTGTCCCTACACGTGGATGGGTTATCCAAG gTTAGTATGGACAAATGGATGGATAGAACGGATATGAGATATGTAATTGCGTCAAGatataatgtaatccttgtatcgatGTCACGACAACAGAGCTTCACATTTTTTCCTCTCAGAAGTCGACCACCGGCCAATTCTGCTGCGCACCGCATGATATGCGTCGGTCATGTGTTTGGcagtcattttgttcag GTTTATCTGAAAGATCGTTGTCCCTTACCGCCTATGGCGttgttgtggtcaagcaatGCGTATCTGGAGGCAAAACAATGGTCAACTGCATATGTAG GCCGAAAagcaactttttttatttttggtgcctTGGTTTAA
- the LOC114372526 gene encoding protein MAIN-LIKE 1-like produces the protein MRKKCGRFFRGFLRNKVLQDLPRDPTKEGRALGAGRGRSISEDAHEADVPRCRRPTASARRQWVRLREDVTERPEDVAQLHEDVPHVSDATPEMIGLADAVQTEGVATNGSLGSPAADEGFPGGPRDPSTLLSMSHTASGVDRCSVITIDPGLISAFVERWHRETSTFHLPVGELAITLDDVASLLHIPITGALHTFELLITSDAIGLLTELLEVSHEEATFETQQAGGPHVRLGWLRDLYESQCRAGRWVVAACMYLLHLVGCTLFANKSSTHVHVVHLEAFRDLAQAGGFIWGVATLVHMYEHLNDASQASTRQLGGYITLLQCWIYEHFPTVHTSVVHDAYDEGSPRACKWLTGKAHMTGIKGAPYRRRLDALTVTDVCWMPYGEHRGVRGFDLISSYTGQLRWGQIVVYVRPERVLRQFGYLQTVPPPPVCDSLTGDDIDDQWLHFSDHLVPSGELCVVPGQVAPDYMEWFFWISHPFFTRTEETAASRHA, from the exons ATGCGGAAGAAGTGTGGAAGGTTCTTCCGCGGATTCCTGCGGAACAAGGTTCTACAGGATCTTCCGCGTGATCCAACAAAAGAAG gtcgtgcgtTAGGAGCTGGTAGAGGTAGAAGCATTAGTGAGGATGCGCATGAAGCTGATGTTCCTCGGTGTCGCAGGCCTACTGCTTCAGCACGTAGGCAATGGGTTCGTCTGCGTGAGGACGTCACAGAGAGACCTGAGGATGTGGCTCAGTTGCATGAGGATGTTCCTCATGTGTCTGATGCCACCCCAGAGATGATAGGCCTCGCCGATGCTGTTCAGACAGAGGGAGTGGCTACTAATGGGAGCTTGGGGTCACCTGCTGCAGATGAGGGATTCCCCGGTGGACCACGCGACCCATCGACTTTGCTGAGCATGTCGCACACAGCATCTGGAGTGGACAG GTGTTCTGTTATCACCATTGATCCTGGACTCATATCCGCTTTCGTCGAGAGGTGGCATCGCGAGACTAGCACGTTCCACCTGCCAGTAGGCGAGTTGGCGATCACGTTGGATGACGTGGCGTCACTCCTACACATTCCCATCACTGGCGCGCTGCATACGTTCGAGCTGCTGATTACTTCAGATGCGATTGGTCTACTGACGGAGCTTCTTGAGGTTAGTCATGAGGAGGCTACATTTGAGACCCAACAGGCTGGTGGGCCTCATGTCCGGTTGGGGTGGCTTCGGGACTTGTATGAGAGCCAGTGCAGGGCCGGACGATGGGTTGTAGCAGCCTGCATGTATCTACTCCACTTGGTGGGTTGTACTCTTTTCGCCAACAAGAGTTCAACCCATGTACATGTCGTGCACCTGGAGGCTTTCAGGGACCTGGCCCAGGCAGGGGGATTCATCTGGGGAGTGGCTACATTAGTCCATATGTACGAGCATCTGAACGACGCGTCGCAGGCCTCTACACGGCAGTTGGGCGGTTATATTACACTTCTCCAG TGCTGGATATACGAGCACTTTCCTACAGTGCATACATCCGTCGTTCATGATGCTTATGATGAGGGGAGCCCACGGGCCTGCAAGTGGCTTACGGGTAAGGCTCATATGACGGGGATCAAGGGAGCCCCGTATCGGAGACGTTTGGATGCCCTGACTGTGACTGACGTGTGCTGGATGCCCTATGGTGAGCACCGGGGAGTTAGGGGCTTTGACTTGATATCGTCGTACACCGGCCAGCTCAGATGGGGTCAGATTGTGGTGTACGTTCGACCTGAGCGGGTTCTTCGACAGTTTGGCTACCTTCAGACGGTCCCTCCGCCGCCGGTTTGTGATTCTTTGACGGGTGATGATATAGATGACCAGTGGCTGCATTTTTCAGACCATTTGGTGCCTTCAGGGGAGCTCTGTGTAGTTCCTGGACAGGTGGCGCCTGactacatggagtggttttttTGGATATCGCACCCATTTTTCACGCGGACCGAGGAGACTGCTGCATCAAGACATGCCTAA
- the LOC114386261 gene encoding scopoletin glucosyltransferase-like, whose translation MGSSEYQTLHIFFFPFLAHGHMIPTVDMAKLFAEKGVKATIITTPLNEPFIYNAIGKSKTNGNKIHIQTIEFPSAEAGLLDGCENTESVPSPELLNPFFMATHFLQEPLEQLLQKQLPDCIVADMFFPWATDSAAKFGIPRLVFHGTSFFSLCVTTCMPFYEPHDKYASSDSDSFLIPNFPGEIRIEKTKIPPYSKSKEKAGLAKLLEEAKESELRSYGVVVNSFYELEKVYADHFRNVLGRKAWHIGPLSLCNKDAEEKARRGKEASIDEHECLKWLNTKKPNSVIYICFGSTVKFPDSQLREIAKGLEASGQQFIWVVRKSGEEKGEKWLHDGFEKRMEGKGLIIRGWAPQVLILEHQAIGTFVTHCGWNSTLEAVTAGVPMVTWPIFADQFFNEKLVIEVLKIGVPVGAKTWLGMQGDSISCDAVEKAVKRIMTGEEAIEMRNKAKVLSHQARRAMEEGGSSNSDFKALIEGLSSLSH comes from the coding sequence ATGGGTAGTAGTGAATATCAGACTCTGCACATTTTCTTCTTTCCCTTCTTGGCTCATGGCCACATGATACCAACCGTGGACATGGCCAAATTATTTGCCGAAAAGGGTGTGAAGGCCACTATAATCACCACACCCCTCAACGAACCTTTCATCTACAACGCCATTGGAAAATCCAAAACTAATGGCAACAAAATCCACATCCAAACCATAGAGTTTCCTTCTGCAGAGGCTGGTTTACTTGATGGCTGTGAAAATACCGAGTCAGTCCCTTCCCCAGAATTGTTGAATCCGTTTTTTATGGCCACCCATTTCCTCCAAGAGCCACTTGAGCAGCTACTGCAAAAGCAACTTCCAGATTGCATTGTTGCTGATATGTTCTTCCCATGGGCAACTGATTCCGCCGCCAAATTTGGAATTCCTAGGCTCGTCTTCCATGGGACTAGTTTCTTCTCCTTGTGTGTTACCACGTGTATGCCATTCTATGAGCCTCATGACAAATATGCTTCTTCTGATTCTGATTCGTTTCTCATTCCTAATTTCCCGGGCGAGATTAGAATCGAAAAGACAAAGATTCCACCTTATAGCAAGAGTAAGGAGAAAGCAGGCCTGGCCAAATTGTTGGAGGAGGCAAAGGAATCAGAGTTAAGGAGCTATGGGGTTGTTGTTAATAGCTTCTACGAACTTGAGAAGGTTTATGCAGATCATTTTAGGAACGTACTTGGAAGAAAAGCGTGGCATATTGGTCCCTTATCTCTATGCAATAAAGACGCAGAAGAGAAAGCACGTAGAGGAAAGGAGGCATCTATTGATGAGCATGAGTGCCTGAAGTGGCTAAACACAAAGAAACCCAATTCAGTTATTTATATATGCTTTGGAAGTACAGTAAAGTTTCCTGATTCTCAACTTAGAGAAATTGCTAAGGGTCTTGAGGCTTCAGGGCAACAATTCATTTGGGTCGTTAGGAAAAGCGGAGAAGAAAAGGGAGAGAAATGGTTACATGATGGATTTGAGAAAAGAATGGAAGGCAAGGGACTAATCATAAGAGGGTGGGCGCCTCAAGTGTTGATTCTTGAACACCAAGCGATTGGCACGTTTGTGACACATTGTGGATGGAATTCAACGTTGGAAGCAGTGACTGCAGGGGTTCCCATGGTCACTTGGCCTATTTTCGCCGACCAATTTTTCAATGAGAAGTTGGTGATTGAGGTCCTTAAAATTGGGGTACCTGTTGGTGCTAAAACATGGCTTGGAATGCAGGGAGATAGTATTTCATGTGATGCAGTGGAGAAGGCAGTGAAGAGGATAATGACAGGggaagaagccattgaaatgAGGAACAAAGCAAAGGTGCTTTCACA